In the genome of Pseudomonas bubulae, one region contains:
- the ileS gene encoding isoleucine--tRNA ligase: MTDYKATLNLPDTAFPMKAGLPQREPQILQRWDSIGLYGKLREIGKDRPKFVLHDGPPYANGTIHIGHALNKILKDMIIRSKTLSGFDAPYVPGWDCHGLPIEHKVEVTHGKNLSADKTRELCRAYATEQIEGQKSEFIRLGVLGDFANPYKTMDFKNEAGEIRALAEIVKGGFVFKGLKPVNWCFDCGSALAEAEVEYQDKKSAAIDVAFPVADEARLAEAFGLAALSKPASIVIWTTTPWTIPANQALNVHPEFTYALVDVGDKLLVLAEELVESSLARYNLQGSVIATTTGSALELINFRHPFYDRLSPVYLADYVELGAGTGVVHSAPAYGVDDFVTCKAYGMVNDDIINPVQSNGVYVPSLEFFGGQFIWKANQNIIDKLIEVGSLMFTETISHSYMHCWRHKTPLIYRATAQWFIGMDKQPTDGDTLRTRALQAIEDTQFVPAWGQARLHSMIANRPDWCISRQRNWGVPIPFFLNKESGELHPRTVEMMEEVAKRVEVEGIEAWFKLDAAELLGDEAPLYDKISDTLDVWFDSGTTHWHVLRGSHPMGHETGPRADLYLEGSDQHRGWFHSSLLTGCAIDNHAPYRELLTHGFTVDEAGRKMSKSLGNVIAPQKVNDTLGADIMRLWVASTDYSGEIAVSDQILQRSADAYRRIRNTARFLLSNLTGFNPATDILPAEEMLALDRWAVDRALLLQRELELHYGEYRFWNVYSKVHNFCVQELGGFYLDIIKDRQYTTGANSKARRSCQTALFHISEALVRWIAPILAFTADELWQYLPGERNESVMLNTWYEGLTELPEGTELDRAYWERIMAVKVAVNKEMENLRAAKAIGGNLQAEVTLFAEDQLAADLSKLSNELRFVLITSTASVAPFAQAPADAVVTEVAGLKLKVVKSAHAKCARCWHCREDVGVNPEHPEICGRCVDNISGAGEVRHYA; the protein is encoded by the coding sequence ATGACCGACTACAAAGCCACGCTAAACCTCCCGGACACCGCCTTCCCAATGAAGGCCGGCCTGCCACAGCGCGAACCGCAAATTTTGCAGCGCTGGGACAGCATTGGCCTGTACGGGAAGTTGCGCGAGATTGGCAAGGATCGTCCGAAGTTCGTACTTCACGACGGTCCTCCGTACGCCAACGGCACTATCCATATCGGTCATGCGCTGAACAAGATTCTGAAAGACATGATCATCCGCTCCAAGACCCTGTCGGGTTTTGACGCGCCGTATGTGCCGGGCTGGGATTGCCATGGTTTGCCGATTGAACACAAGGTCGAAGTGACCCACGGTAAAAACCTGAGCGCGGATAAAACCCGCGAGCTGTGCCGTGCCTACGCCACCGAGCAGATCGAGGGGCAGAAGTCCGAGTTCATCCGTCTGGGTGTGCTGGGTGATTTCGCCAACCCGTACAAGACCATGGACTTCAAAAACGAAGCCGGTGAAATCCGTGCTTTGGCTGAGATCGTCAAGGGCGGTTTTGTGTTCAAGGGCCTCAAGCCGGTGAACTGGTGCTTCGATTGCGGTTCGGCCCTGGCTGAAGCTGAAGTTGAATACCAGGACAAGAAGTCTGCGGCCATCGACGTTGCCTTCCCGGTTGCCGACGAAGCCAGGCTGGCCGAGGCCTTTGGCCTGGCGGCACTGAGCAAACCTGCTTCGATCGTGATCTGGACCACCACCCCGTGGACCATTCCGGCCAACCAGGCGCTTAACGTACACCCGGAATTCACCTACGCGCTGGTCGACGTGGGCGACAAGTTGCTGGTACTGGCTGAAGAGCTGGTCGAATCGAGTCTGGCGCGTTACAACCTGCAGGGTTCGGTCATCGCCACCACCACTGGCTCAGCGCTTGAACTGATCAACTTCCGTCACCCGTTCTATGACCGTCTGTCGCCTGTTTATCTGGCCGACTACGTTGAGCTGGGTGCTGGCACTGGTGTGGTTCACTCGGCTCCAGCCTACGGCGTAGACGACTTCGTGACCTGCAAAGCCTATGGCATGGTCAACGACGACATCATCAACCCGGTGCAAAGCAATGGCGTTTACGTGCCGTCGCTGGAGTTCTTCGGTGGCCAGTTCATCTGGAAGGCCAACCAGAACATCATCGACAAGCTGATCGAAGTCGGTTCGCTGATGTTCACCGAGACCATCAGCCACAGCTATATGCACTGCTGGCGCCACAAGACGCCGCTGATCTACCGTGCCACCGCCCAGTGGTTTATCGGTATGGACAAGCAGCCGACTGATGGCGATACCTTGCGCACCCGTGCGCTGCAAGCGATCGAAGACACCCAGTTCGTTCCGGCCTGGGGTCAGGCGCGCCTGCACTCGATGATCGCCAACCGCCCGGACTGGTGCATCTCGCGTCAACGCAACTGGGGCGTGCCGATCCCGTTTTTCCTGAACAAGGAAAGCGGCGAGCTGCACCCGCGCACCGTCGAAATGATGGAAGAAGTGGCCAAGCGCGTTGAAGTCGAAGGCATCGAGGCGTGGTTCAAGCTGGATGCTGCCGAGCTGCTGGGCGACGAAGCGCCGCTGTACGACAAGATCAGCGATACCCTGGATGTATGGTTCGATTCGGGCACCACGCACTGGCATGTTCTGCGCGGTTCGCACCCGATGGGTCACGAGACCGGCCCGCGTGCCGACCTCTACCTTGAAGGCTCCGACCAGCACCGTGGCTGGTTCCACTCGTCGTTGCTGACCGGTTGCGCCATCGACAACCACGCTCCGTACCGCGAGCTGCTGACCCACGGTTTTACCGTGGACGAAGCGGGCCGCAAGATGTCCAAGTCGCTGGGCAACGTGATTGCACCGCAAAAGGTCAACGACACCCTGGGCGCCGACATCATGCGTCTGTGGGTTGCCTCGACCGACTACTCGGGCGAAATCGCGGTTTCCGACCAGATCCTGCAGCGCAGTGCGGACGCCTACCGACGTATCCGCAATACCGCACGCTTCCTGCTGTCGAACCTGACCGGTTTCAATCCAGCCACCGACATCCTGCCTGCCGAAGAAATGCTGGCACTGGACCGTTGGGCGGTGGATCGTGCGTTGCTGCTGCAACGTGAGCTGGAGCTGCATTACGGCGAATACCGTTTCTGGAACGTGTACTCCAAGGTGCACAACTTCTGCGTTCAGGAGCTGGGCGGTTTCTATCTCGACATCATCAAGGACCGCCAGTACACCACCGGCGCCAACAGCAAGGCTCGCCGTTCGTGCCAGACCGCGCTGTTCCACATCTCTGAAGCGCTGGTGCGCTGGATCGCTCCGATCCTGGCGTTCACCGCTGATGAGTTGTGGCAGTACCTGCCGGGCGAGCGCAACGAATCGGTCATGCTCAACACCTGGTACGAAGGCCTGACTGAACTGCCGGAAGGCACCGAACTGGATCGCGCCTACTGGGAGCGAATCATGGCGGTCAAGGTTGCGGTCAACAAGGAAATGGAAAACTTGCGCGCAGCCAAGGCCATTGGCGGTAACTTGCAAGCAGAAGTGACCTTGTTCGCCGAAGATCAGCTGGCTGCTGATTTGTCCAAGTTGAGCAACGAGCTGCGTTTCGTGTTGATCACCTCCACTGCCAGCGTTGCGCCTTTTGCGCAGGCTCCAGCAGATGCCGTGGTTACCGAAGTGGCTGGCCTCAAGCTCAAGGTGGTCAAGTCGGCCCATGCCAAGTGCGCCCGTTGCTGGCACTGCCGTGAAGACGTCGGCGTTAACCCCGAGCACCCTGAAATCTGCGGTCGTTGTGTAGACAATATCAGCGGCGCTGGTGAGGTACGTCACTATGCCTAA
- the lspA gene encoding signal peptidase II, giving the protein MPNTSTTGRFGRLGWLWLTVLVLVIDLTSKVYFDNSLQMYQQIVVIPDLFSWTLAYNTGAAFSFLADSAGWQRWLFALIAVVVSAVLVVWLKRLGRNDTWLAIALALILGGALGNLYDRIVYGHVVDFILVHWQNRWYFPAFNFADSAICVGAVMLALDMFKSKKPEEPAHD; this is encoded by the coding sequence ATGCCTAATACCAGCACTACCGGGCGCTTCGGGCGCCTGGGCTGGCTCTGGTTGACTGTGCTGGTCCTGGTCATTGACCTGACCAGCAAGGTCTACTTCGACAATTCGCTGCAGATGTACCAGCAGATTGTGGTGATTCCCGACCTGTTCAGCTGGACCCTGGCTTACAACACCGGTGCGGCCTTCAGCTTCCTGGCGGACAGTGCCGGCTGGCAGCGCTGGCTGTTTGCCCTGATCGCGGTCGTGGTCAGTGCCGTGCTGGTGGTCTGGCTCAAGCGTCTGGGGCGCAATGACACCTGGTTGGCCATTGCCCTTGCCCTGATTCTGGGCGGCGCACTGGGTAACCTGTATGACCGTATTGTCTACGGTCATGTGGTCGATTTCATTCTGGTGCATTGGCAAAATCGCTGGTACTTCCCTGCGTTCAACTTCGCCGACAGTGCGATTTGCGTAGGTGCCGTGATGCTGGCACTGGATATGTTCAAAAGTAAAAAGCCCGAGGAACCCGCTCATGACTGA
- the fkpB gene encoding FKBP-type peptidyl-prolyl cis-trans isomerase, translated as MTEQRIGQNTQVTLHFALRLENGDTVDSTFDKSPATFKVGDGSLLPGFEAALFGFKAGDKRTLEILPENAFGQPNPQNVQIIPRSQFKDMELSQGLLVIFNDAANTELPGVVKEFDDEQVTIDFNHPLAGKTLTFDVEIKDVQAL; from the coding sequence ATGACTGAGCAGCGTATTGGTCAGAACACGCAGGTCACTCTGCATTTTGCTTTGCGTCTGGAAAATGGCGACACCGTTGACAGCACCTTCGACAAATCCCCGGCCACTTTCAAGGTGGGTGATGGCAGCTTGCTGCCAGGGTTTGAAGCGGCGTTGTTCGGTTTCAAGGCGGGTGACAAGCGCACACTGGAGATTCTTCCGGAAAACGCCTTTGGCCAGCCTAACCCGCAAAACGTGCAGATCATTCCGCGTTCGCAGTTCAAGGACATGGAGTTGTCGCAAGGTTTGCTGGTGATCTTCAACGATGCGGCCAATACCGAGCTTCCGGGTGTGGTCAAAGAGTTCGATGACGAGCAAGTCACCATTGATTTCAACCATCCGCTGGCAGGCAAAACCCTGACCTTCGACGTGGAAATCAAAGACGTTCAAGCGCTGTAA
- the ispH gene encoding 4-hydroxy-3-methylbut-2-enyl diphosphate reductase, translating into MHIKLANPRGFCAGVDRAIEIVNRALEVFGPPIYVRHEVVHNKFVVEDLRSRGAIFVEELDQVPDDVIVIFSAHGVSQAVRTEAAGRGLKVFDATCPLVTKVHIEVARYSRDGRECILIGHAGHPEVEGTMGQYDASNGGAIYLVEDEKDVANLQVKDPEKLAFVTQTTLSMDDTSRVIDALRSRFPAIGGPRKDDICYATQNRQDAVKQLADECDVVLVVGSPNSSNSNRLRELAERMQTPAYLIDGAEDLQKSWFDGVNSIGITAGASAPEVLVRGVIQQLHAWGATGADELAGREENVTFSMPKELRVRAIT; encoded by the coding sequence ATGCATATCAAACTCGCCAACCCCCGTGGCTTCTGCGCCGGGGTGGACCGTGCGATTGAAATCGTCAATCGTGCTCTGGAAGTTTTCGGTCCGCCTATCTATGTTCGCCACGAAGTGGTGCACAACAAATTTGTCGTTGAAGACCTGCGTTCCCGTGGCGCTATTTTCGTCGAAGAGCTGGATCAGGTGCCGGACGACGTCATTGTGATATTCAGTGCCCACGGCGTTTCCCAGGCCGTGCGTACAGAGGCTGCCGGGCGTGGTCTCAAGGTGTTCGACGCGACCTGCCCGCTGGTGACCAAGGTGCATATCGAGGTCGCGCGCTATAGCCGTGATGGCCGTGAGTGCATTTTGATTGGCCATGCCGGTCACCCGGAAGTCGAAGGCACCATGGGCCAGTACGACGCCAGTAATGGTGGCGCGATCTACCTGGTCGAAGATGAAAAGGATGTTGCGAACCTGCAGGTCAAAGACCCGGAAAAACTGGCCTTTGTAACCCAGACAACCTTGTCGATGGACGACACCAGTCGTGTGATCGACGCCCTGCGTTCGCGCTTCCCGGCCATTGGCGGACCGCGCAAGGACGATATCTGCTATGCCACGCAAAACCGTCAGGATGCGGTCAAGCAACTGGCTGATGAGTGCGATGTCGTGTTGGTAGTGGGCAGCCCGAACAGCTCCAACTCCAACCGCCTGCGCGAACTGGCGGAGCGTATGCAGACCCCCGCCTACCTGATCGACGGTGCTGAAGACCTGCAAAAAAGCTGGTTCGACGGCGTAAATAGCATCGGTATCACCGCCGGTGCATCGGCCCCAGAGGTACTGGTACGTGGCGTGATTCAACAGCTGCATGCCTGGGGCGCAACCGGTGCCGACGAGCTGGCCGGCCGTGAAGAGAATGTTACGTTCTCCATGCCCAAAGAGTTGCGCGTTCGCGCCATTACCTAA
- a CDS encoding GspH/FimT family protein, producing MHQRGMSLIQLLLTLTIVALTARFASPAYSALVEHHQRQITAEQLASSLRNARAQALLRQQFVVVYPYEEDWSRGWRTILDLSGQGHLDKGNPVLVESQGSGRIPIAGNTPVKRYVRFNPLGEPQLVGGAFQAGTLHVCQARTAQSHYQVVLAKSGRISLRSDKTAQALCRHA from the coding sequence ATGCATCAACGTGGCATGAGTCTGATCCAGCTGCTACTGACGCTGACGATCGTGGCGCTTACGGCCCGTTTTGCCAGCCCGGCCTATAGCGCCCTTGTCGAGCATCATCAGCGCCAGATCACTGCCGAACAACTGGCCAGCAGCCTGCGCAATGCACGCGCACAAGCACTGCTACGCCAACAATTTGTGGTGGTTTATCCGTACGAAGAAGATTGGAGCCGAGGCTGGAGGACGATTCTGGACTTGAGCGGCCAAGGCCATCTGGACAAGGGCAACCCGGTGCTGGTCGAGTCACAGGGCAGTGGGCGCATACCCATTGCGGGCAATACACCGGTTAAACGGTATGTGCGCTTCAACCCGCTGGGCGAGCCACAACTGGTTGGAGGCGCCTTTCAAGCCGGGACACTGCATGTTTGTCAGGCAAGGACTGCACAGAGCCACTATCAAGTGGTGCTGGCCAAGAGCGGGCGCATCAGCCTGCGCAGCGATAAAACTGCACAGGCCTTATGCAGGCACGCTTAG
- the pilV gene encoding type IV pilus modification protein PilV, translating to MPRLVKSRQDGMSLIEVLIALLILFISLMGSAAMQLNALKHTASALISTQDSFIAYSRLDQMRAEVVHPLSSGHAGAGSS from the coding sequence ATGCCTCGATTAGTTAAAAGTCGACAAGACGGGATGAGCTTGATCGAAGTGCTTATCGCGCTGTTGATTCTGTTTATCAGCCTGATGGGCTCTGCTGCTATGCAACTCAATGCCTTGAAACATACGGCAAGCGCGCTGATAAGCACCCAGGACAGTTTTATTGCCTACAGCAGGCTGGATCAGATGCGCGCGGAGGTCGTCCACCCCTTGTCGAGCGGTCATGCCGGGGCCGGGTCATCATGA
- a CDS encoding PilW family protein: MSNPRSGFGLIELMVALALGVLVVLGMTQIFSSSREAYLSQRSSARLQEDARYVLSKLAREIRMAGMFGCLSVDRIVDAPTVFKTPVSWQRGVLRMISSDVALQAAKPDWTVVSDCTSFARAYPGARSFLAPGETAFPVRELFYRHEHGQLKIGPNKAVLLDNVAAFDVSFGVAGTAGSHSVLRYESRLVKGSSLRSIRIGLTLRDRAGRVKDQVYQLEIALRNRLA, from the coding sequence ATGAGCAATCCCCGTTCAGGTTTTGGCCTGATCGAGCTGATGGTGGCTCTGGCGCTGGGAGTGCTGGTAGTGCTGGGCATGACGCAGATTTTCTCAAGCAGCCGCGAGGCTTACTTAAGCCAGCGGTCGTCGGCAAGGCTGCAGGAGGATGCGCGTTATGTGCTGAGTAAACTGGCTCGGGAGATTCGCATGGCGGGCATGTTTGGCTGCCTGTCAGTCGATCGTATTGTTGATGCGCCCACTGTTTTTAAGACACCGGTCTCCTGGCAGAGGGGGGTGTTGCGCATGATCAGTTCGGACGTAGCGCTTCAGGCTGCCAAGCCTGACTGGACTGTGGTCTCGGACTGCACAAGTTTCGCCCGGGCCTATCCCGGGGCAAGGTCGTTTTTGGCTCCCGGTGAAACGGCATTTCCCGTGCGTGAATTGTTTTACCGTCATGAGCACGGGCAGTTAAAGATCGGGCCCAATAAAGCGGTCCTGCTCGATAATGTGGCTGCCTTTGACGTGAGTTTTGGCGTGGCCGGGACGGCAGGTTCGCACTCCGTGCTGCGTTATGAGAGTCGTCTGGTCAAAGGTTCCAGTCTGCGCAGCATCCGTATCGGCCTGACATTGCGAGACCGCGCCGGGCGGGTCAAGGACCAGGTCTATCAGTTGGAAATCGCTTTGCGTAACCGGCTGGCTTAG
- a CDS encoding PilX N-terminal domain-containing pilus assembly protein produces MPLPLIYQRGMALLVSLVFMLLLSLIGMAAMVSATLQEKMSAGVQHANHSFQAAEAALGSGEAWLQIQGGRVLPCTSPASCNPPPEARTQAVPGIDPASGVRWISVANGLYGVQNLGPSITPAHLPVTTTTRLYRVTGIGWHGQSRTVLESIYARYQGPDNASQERVARGFHRVMWRQLQ; encoded by the coding sequence ATGCCTTTGCCATTGATTTATCAGCGCGGCATGGCACTGCTGGTCAGCCTGGTTTTCATGCTGTTGCTGAGCCTGATCGGGATGGCTGCAATGGTCAGTGCGACCCTTCAGGAAAAAATGTCTGCAGGCGTTCAACATGCCAACCACTCATTTCAGGCCGCAGAAGCGGCGCTTGGCAGTGGGGAGGCCTGGCTTCAGATCCAAGGGGGCAGGGTATTGCCTTGCACTTCGCCAGCAAGCTGTAACCCGCCCCCAGAGGCGCGTACTCAGGCTGTGCCAGGCATCGATCCGGCCTCCGGGGTACGTTGGATAAGCGTTGCGAACGGGCTGTATGGTGTTCAGAACCTTGGGCCAAGCATTACGCCAGCCCATTTACCAGTGACCACCACTACCCGTTTGTATCGAGTTACCGGTATTGGCTGGCACGGGCAGTCGCGCACCGTACTGGAGAGTATTTATGCGCGTTATCAAGGGCCGGATAACGCTTCGCAAGAGCGTGTTGCCAGGGGTTTTCACCGGGTCATGTGGCGACAGCTGCAATAG
- a CDS encoding type IV pilin protein, which yields MYRYVAGFTLIELMIVVVITGILGAFVYPLYGDYVKRAYRSQVVVLLTEQAQSLERFYTKNAVYSGMKDLSSGNQHYDISADLVDHGYWLKATPKQGSAMAGDSCGSFTLAHTGMATITQAAPGLTMQQCWGR from the coding sequence ATGTACAGGTATGTAGCAGGTTTTACCCTGATCGAACTGATGATCGTCGTGGTTATCACCGGTATCCTTGGCGCATTCGTTTATCCGTTGTACGGCGATTATGTAAAGCGGGCTTACCGCTCTCAAGTTGTTGTCCTGTTGACGGAGCAAGCCCAAAGTCTTGAGCGCTTTTACACAAAGAACGCGGTATATAGCGGTATGAAAGACCTTAGTTCAGGCAATCAGCACTACGACATCAGTGCCGATCTCGTCGACCACGGCTACTGGCTGAAGGCGACGCCCAAACAAGGTTCGGCAATGGCGGGGGATTCGTGCGGGAGCTTTACGCTGGCTCACACCGGTATGGCAACGATAACCCAGGCCGCCCCTGGCCTGACAATGCAGCAGTGTTGGGGGCGCTAA